The genomic window aaggtccccccagAAAGCACAGAATCGGATGGGTTTATATACCCTCGAGCCAGGTAGCAATGTCCAGGCATGTCcccctgggggaggggggcagtcTCTCACCGCCGActctggatctgttgcatcacGCACAGTCCTGTGCTGCAAAGCCTCTCACGTGAAAGTGCCGTGGCTGTGGCCTCTGGGGTTGGGAGTTCCACAGCCGGGCCGGTTTATGTAATGGAGGATGGCTGTTcagtgcctctgaccagaggttacTCCGTGAACCTGaaacctcctccctccccctccccccgcctCGATTGGTTGGGAtggtctgtgtaaacctggcttctgtgagctgcgctctccccccaccccaaactcaatttatctaatcagcagtttgactttcagttcaaagtcccacCATTCAGGGAGGCatctttggttgtagcttcttcaTAATGAGAAAAAACTTTATATCGAtggttgaggcatgaactatttttaATCTCAGACAAACACATtctatatttacatataaaggaaaaaccaaaagaagaaaagaaccatctgaaagaaaaatgcccGCTGGCTCAGGTGGCCCCAGCAGAGAGAGCCTCCCAGATCAGgtcgctgcagagctgcagcactgcagctagCCACGGCCCGACAGACGAGGCCGTGTCCTGCATGCCCTGCGGAGTCCATCTCGCAGCACCTGGAAGATGGAGCGCGGAGCTCTCTCCAGGGCCCGCAGGACGTAGGCTGTTTGACGCGCCAGGCTGGAAACGGCAGGGCTGATGTCACGGGACGCGTCTTCAAGGGCTGCAAGAGAGAGGAACAGAGGCACGGTCAGACTCCGCATCTGCGGGGACCCGAGGAGACCCCCCCTGCCAGGgccatcccagcctgctctggccATGGCCAAGAGGGAGCAGGGACCAACGGGATCGAAGGCCCCTGGACATCCGAAGGTGCTGGCCACAAATCCCCCACGCGCCCctgaaacctctctgtgctctgcccacgCCGCCGCTCGTCCgcgcagggagcagagccctccgcagccggggcagggattgcagctccccccgccagcccccgctGACAGCCGGCTGCACTCACTCACCCTCGCAGATGAGctggagctcttcctgctggCCCCTCAGGTGCCGCCCGGCGATGCCTGGGAACACAGAGCCTGTCACGGCCCCAGCGGCACAGCTCCCTCTCAGcggcgctgccagccctgcggccgCACGTTCTCCTCGCCCcggcagggctcagcccgggcCCTCGCCGCATCCCGACGCCCGAGGGCACGGCTGCGAGAGGGCGGTGGCAGCCCCGGGGGCAGGCGGGGCTCCACGGCCCCTGGCCCGGATCCCGCTGCcggggcagcagccggggctggggccgcgctgcggcggggcggggaggggaggggcccCGGGCTCGTGGCTCACCAATGAACCTGATGGCCGCCTGTCGCAGGGACTCCTGTGGGCTCCGCAGGTACGGCAGGGCCCGCCGCGAGTGCTCGGCCGCTcggctcctgtcctctgccagctggagagagcgccaggagggaagggttggCGCGGGCTCAGCCCCTTGGCCGGGCGCTGCCTGCGGCCCGCCCTGGCCTCCCCTGCCCGCACAGCGCTGAGGCCCGGCCAGCGCCGCTGGCGCCGGGCTCTGGAGGGGGCCGAGGGCCGGGCGCTGCCCGGGGAGCCGCGGTGCCCCCCCGCCCCACAGCCCAGCGGGGCCacaggagcctggagaagagcccgcgtggcccagggatgggagcagcgTGTGGGGCGCAGGCTggagcccctggctgcagcactgggcggggggcacagctgccagccccatACACGGAGCACCGCAGTCAGggggcttctccaggctgcgACTTGGGCTTCCAGGCCGTCCTTACCAGGCCCTCGCCGAACCTCCATGTCTGATCCACGTCCAGCATGCGTTCGAGATCTCTCCTTTTCAGGAAGCTGGCCGCACAACGCAGCGTTTCCCGggaggcctggagagcagcagagagcgggagatggcaccacagcccagggcacaggaccCGTGTCCTTGTGCTGAGgccaggaggatgctgcagcccATGCGGCGCCAGGGCAGGAGGCGGCCGAGCCCCCTCCCAGGGGAACCCCGGCAGCCCAGGAGTCCTCACATTGGCCACGTGCCAGTCCTCGTCATGGCAGTGGAAGGAGAGTGGGAGCAGGCTCTGGCGCACGTGTGACTTCAgggccttttttccctttgccgTTAATAAAGGCATCATCTCTTGGAAGACGAACATGGAGCGCAGCCGCACCTGGCTATCATCCtgtatgaaaggaagaaagacagaCCTCCGCATCGGCCGCTCCAGGCCCACCTGGGCACGGGCCTGAAAATGCACAGGGCACAAAGTGTCCGGGCAGCAGCCAGTGGCCGTGGCTGGGGGCACGGAGCCTTACGTTGTCAAAGAGTGGCAGGAGGgcctcagccagctgcagggcgATGGGGCTGGGTATCGGGGCACCACTGTACAGGAACAAGTAGCTGAGGACGGCGACGGTCATCCCAACCACGTCGCTGTCGtcttcctgcaggagctccaCGAGGCTTTCGGTCAGGCTCCACATTCCTTTGGTCTGTGCGGAACACAAGGCTGTGCAaccccaccctgctgctgcagggcccagAGGCCAAAGGCCTGTCCCGAAGCACTCGGGCAGCTGAAccgggaggcaggagagctgggagcagctgcctcagtgCCCGAAGCCCAGCCAAGCCCAAGCGACTGCGTTCCCCAGCCCCACGCTGCCAGCGCAGCTTTAGCCGCTGCCCCCTTCTCACCATCGAGGGATGCTTGCTGAGCACCACAAGGCCTCTGAGCGCCAGGCGACGCCTCTCCCTGCACTCGCTCCGCAGGTTCTTGGACATGATCTCCAGGACGCTGTCACCGCATCTACTCCAGTCCAGCCAACGCTGGAAAGGGGGATCTGAGAGGacctgaaaggcacaggggAGTGACGGGGGAGCCGGCCGGCACGAGCCCGCGAGCGTGCAGCGctgggcccaggcagcagcacagggcgcGGGCACCGTCCCGGGCAGCTGCGGCTACgagagggcagagagctggcaggcagctccGCGAGGCTGCGCTGGCCATCGGGCTCACCTCCACAAGGAACGCCAGGGCAGGCAGATCCCGGCGTGGCTCCTCCCCGCTGAGCAGCCTGAACAGGTGGCAAACGATCCGGAAACGCACGAGTTTGGAGGCCCGAGACAtctccctggcaggaggagaaaggaagcaaGACCGTGAGCCGGGGGGGCAAACCTCTGCCAGGACAGACTCACACAGGTCTGGTCTTTCCCCGCCACCCTGCAAGGGGACCTGGGTCTTTTGGGAGGCGGCTGCTCTTGGGgaccctcctctcccagccttttccagtgtcCTTGGCCGGCCGGCCATCCCTCGGTGACAAGGCCCTCTGGCCCATGACCACGGGGACTGTGTGGGGCACCCGGGACACAGGGCACAGATGCcgagggcagctggggaggagggagcctCACCTGGCCAGCAGACCCACTGCGTGGTGGTGGGTGTCAGCACTGAGCAGCGTGTCCCAGCCACGCTTGTGTTCCACGGCCACCACCACGTCCTCATAGTAGAGTCGGCAGAGCAGGTCCTTCAGGGTCTGCACTGCAAACCTGtgtgcagagcaaagcccaggtcACGCTGGGGGCactggctcctgccctggggacatgggtgggACAGGAGGACTGGCATGGAGCACCTGTTGGGGTCGGTGGCAAGGCCATGTTGCTCCTGGCATGCTCTCCACAAGTTCTCGACCTTCTCTGGCATCTCCACTGTGCTGAAGAACACTTGGAAGAGCAGATGCACAAAGAGGCGGGGCAAATAGACTGTCACTACGTGTGGCACACAGGGCACCTGGAGGATCTTCCACATCACCAGAGTTGCCTGCAGAGGACAGACCACGCCGAGACAGCGCTCACTGCCGAGGTGTCCATGTGGCAGGGCCCGAGCGTGGGAGGGAGAGGCCAGGGGAGACGCAGGGGGGAGCACCGGGCCTGGTGCCCCTGAACCTGCCCCTAGCCCCAGTTTCAGCCCAGCGCCTGAGGCAGGCAGATgcagtgggggaaggaggatggAGAACTGCTGGAGCGGCGACGCGGGGGCGAGCAAGGGCCGGTTCCAGAAACTCACAGCCAGGGCAAAGACGTCTGTGTCGTCCCCGTCGGAGGTGCGCGTGCTGTGCTCTggccagctctccagcacaTCGAGGAGTAGCGGCATGACTGTCTTTGAAGTCCTGACTGAGCACATGAGCGTCTTCCACATGGCCgtggcagctctgtggggtcagAGCTCCGTCTCAGGGGGGATCTCGGCCACAGCACCGTGGCCTGGGCAGCAGCGGGGACCTGagctggctgccagccctgcctctgcccagtgCCCCTCACAGGCAGCACCCAGGCAGCCCACCGCTGTGAGGACGGGCccctgaggggcagggagggagcatggcagcaGGCTTGGGGGCTGAcatgccagggctgggaaacGGAGGAGCCAGAGGGCCCTGGAACTCTGCGTTTGTCAGACACCTGGGACGGGCTCCACAGGGCGATGGGCTGGTGAGCCCTGGGCCCTCTGGGCAGGTGGGCCCCATACCTGTCACATGATGGGGCCACACGCAGGATAGTCATCACCACATCAGTGGGGTAGGCCTCAGTCAGATCCAGAAGGGTCCTGGACAGTCTGTACTCAGGATACTCATTGGACAGGAGCCACTGGTGGATGTACCTCACCACGGCGGGCACCTGGAGAAGGCATAGGGAGAGTTGGAAAGCTGCCAGAGGGACTAATGTCCCCAGCTTCTGCAGAGAAGcgcttcccttcccagcacactgTGATGGCCTCAAAGGCTTAAAGTGACCAGCGGGCGTGGCTTGGGTGGCCGAGTGATTCCTGGGGGGCTCCAGCCATGGCCACAGGCTGCTTACTTGCTTTGGGCTGGAAACGCCCTCCTCCACAAGCATATCCAGCAGGGCGGCACTGGTCTTGGTTTTGAAGATGTGAGGGTATGCTCTGACCCCAGTGCCCGTGACGCTGCTCTCTTCCTCCCGAATTCTCCTGATGAATTTGCAAATCATCTGCAGGAGAAGGGCAAAGAAGGGAGGGATGTTCCATGGGGTGCTGCCAGCACGGTGCTCGGCTGAGCAGCGACAGCAGGCCCAGCCCGggtggggatggctgcaggTACCTGCGCTGTTCTGCGGAAGCGGCCACGGGCGGGGCCCTGCTCTTGTGTCCGGTCCATGGCTGCATCTGGCAAAGAGCGAGCGCggccagagctgaggggctgcgGGAGAGGCCGGAGAACACAGCCCGGGCCTGGGCCGGGGCATGGGGCACGGCCGCTGCGGGGGGGTCTGCCCCggcccctcttccctcctgtcCATGGGCATGTTcccaggggatgggatgggatgggatgggatgggatgggatgggatgggatgggatgggatgggatgggatgggatgggatgggatgggatgggatgggatgggatgggacggggcctagctggctgcaggcaccagccctggggcccagctctgccactcacCCTCCTGCGGCTgctggaactgctccagctctgcaggctgctgtgctggggcagctccagggccttcttCCTCCCCCAAGGCCTGCTTGGGCACGGTCAGGGGCCTCTGCTCCATGACACTGAGTAGATGTATGGCTACTTGCAGGAGAGATGCCTGGGAAGGTTCCGGGTCAGCAGGTCGTGCAGTTGTGCCTTGAAGGCACCTGCGACAGAGAAGCCTCAGGGAGGCTACAGGAGAGCAAGTCCTGCACTCTGGTCTCAGAGGGCTCCGCCACAATGACAGGAGACTCCTCGTAAATGATTCAGGTCACCAAATCCCACGGTCTGTCCTCGAGGGCAGCGGCCGCAGGAAAGGGAGACGCCTCGGAAAAGCTCCGAGTCACCAAGTCCTGCAGTCTGGCCTCGAGGGCACTGCAGGAGTAATGCCTCGGAAAAGCTCTGGGTCGGCAAGGAACGAGTGGGCTGTGCGGCACCGCTCTGTCCCGTCCTGTCCCGTCGCGTGCTCCGAGCACTGTGGCGTGGCCGCGTCGCCGCCAGCACCTATGTCAGCGGcacgtgtcacaaagggccctggGACACCCACGGTGACCGTGCTGCaccgtgtcacaaagggcccttgCACACAATGCCACCTGCCCTGGGCCGCCCCCAGCCCGCCCCAAGTGGCCCAGCTTGGAAGGAATCCCTTGCCCCGAGTGTCTAAGACAGCCCGACAGGAACTTAAGCAACGGCTCCAACCATAAGCAAACGCTCCCCTGCTCTGCGGGCtcggggcagcagcaggagcccccACGGCTGCCGACGCAGCCGCGGCGGGAAGGGCACGGGGCcttccacagaagctggcacggcCTCCTTGGGACGCGTCCCGGCCGGTGGCCATCCTAAGCCCAGGGGTGTGACGCAGACAGGGAACGTGTGGGCCAGGGCACGAATGCTGCTCTGACCCCTGGGCCCCGGGGAACGCTGCAATCGGCAGGTGTGGCAGAGTCCCTGCCGAAGCAGACCTGCCACCCCTCGagctctggcagcactggcGCCCGTCTCCTGCCCCAGAGACCTGTGCCCCGGGGGGCTTCTCTGCCCATGGGCAGCCAAAGCCAACGCGCACTGGGGTCTGTGCTCCTTCCTGcagggggctgttggcaggagcagctggagcgaCTGGGGGCAATGTGACAGGAGATGTTGCtctgttacagcggggatactgtaacacgacatatcaaaccaggagtcccgtggaaaagaaatatatatgtacagattcttggtagatgtttcagagatggttatttctccagccgcgtggccggagctctgccgaggaactcttacaatcacgggacccgagggtccttgcccgcgcagggaaacgCAAAACAACCAacggggaacgaggctgagcaggggctaggaaaccccgtgcctgtcccctcagggcccctctcccagggctacatggcggggggaggagaccccgacaTTGCTCCTTCCTGGAATGAATGTTTTCATGGAGGAGATTAGCAGGAGCACcagaacagcttcagctgctgagtTTCACAGGACAAAGAGATTCTAGAGAGACACTGTGACGTTTCCTTGtgcctttctgtctttcttgcattctggaaaaaaaggaatcgGCCCAGCCTCTGATAGTCTACGCTCCACTTGCTGCATgtctggctgtggcagctcaCGTCCAAACACAACTGCGTCCTTGTTGAGCATGGCAATGGACGGCCACAAGCAGGGAGGTTCCCCAGGGAACGTCAAGGGAGACACCTGGGGAAGCGCAGAGGATAGGGATAGCTCGGGGAGGAGACGCCGTTGGGTGTCTCTGATGATGGTGCCAGCACCCTGAAGGAGCAGCCAAGACAGGCGCTGGAAGCAGACATGTCCTGCCCTTTTCCGCTGtcacagggacacaggacacACTTGTTGCCACAGGTCCAGCAGACTTGATCCAGGAACAATGGATCAAGTGGCCATGCATTGGTAGGGAAtggcctccagctccagcaagagcaaagcaggaTCCTCTAGCAGCAAAGCCTGAGCTTGGGAACTGGGCCGTCTCCTCAGCAGACACCAAAGCGCTTCCCGCCCCCCCGGACGTCTGCCACCgctccctgcttttcttcagtgcCGGCTGCTTCTTCCATTGCTCCAAGCAAGTCCAAGCTTGCTTTGGAAGCTCATGCACGTGTCTTTAAGGGGCCTGCATGGAGGAgagggacagcagctgcagcacagggcttgTGTCCCATCAGAGTCTCTCTCTCACGATGGCACCAATGCGGCTGCGGAAGGCGAGTCTGCCCTTGGAATAAATGAATCGGTTTCTGGGTGTTGATTGTTACTGCTTGGATGAGATATAAAAGAGGGGAGTTGATAGTTGAACAAACGGGCATGTTAACTGAGGATATTGCAAGACTGCCCAGGTGTAATATCAGAGTGTGAGCACCAGGTGGAGACGCAATTGGGGACGTGATGACCTGATGGACTAGAAAATCACCTCATGCAGGTGATGTCAACATCTTGGACCGCTACTGGATAAAGGATTATCCAATCATTCAACGCCCTCGGGAAATGATTGGACAAAAGTGCATGTTGATAAAGACCAATAGAAGCCCTGGAAGTGAGCCAATCAGAAGAAGGATCCCAAATATACCAGTTGTGAAGTGACAGAGGGTATAAGAACGGACCTGGGACTTTATCCGGGGGTCCTCCTGCGGAACTTGGGGTCCCGAGGGAGCACCCAGTGGGTCGCACTGTCTTTTTTTGAGTGTTGGTTTACTCTGGCTTGTCTCACGGAGCCTGGGCTTATCCTGGGTTCCCGCTCTCAGTTGTTAATAAATAAAGGAgttggcttttctttccaaaaagtcTCAGCCTCGTTTACAACACCCTCAAGCACGGCCACTGAAGTCAGTCAAGGGCACGGGCTGCAGCCGAAGCTGCCGAGCGTCGCTGTGAGGCTGGCAAGGCAAGAGAAAGCCATTGTGGCCAATTCTGCTGGAGCCTTTTGCCCAGCCACGTGCAGTTGTGCCCACAGTATCCCCCCGTTTGGCATCCCGGCTGGTGCGGATGCTTTGTTGAGCAGGCGTTcgggctgctgctgttcctgtgcacGCTCTGGTGCTGTTTCTGCGGCGTCCAGAGCCGCTTTGGCAGCAGCGACTCGGCAGCCCTGCTCGAGGAGACATCGCCGGCCTCCCcgtggaggcagcagctgtgcgGGCCCCGAGCTCTGTGTCAGGGGGGCCTCGGTCACAGCACCGTGGCCTGGGCAGCCGCGGGGGCCCGGGCTGgccgccagccctgcctctgcccgcTGCCCCTTATTGGCAGCGGCCAGTGGCCGTGCCCCGGCATGGCCCCCCTgccctccttgtccccagccggcccagcctgggcaccttGGGGTGTTCCCCACCTCCTGCTGAGGCCCGGCCTCGAGGGCTTCTGCCGCAGGCCTGGGAGACAGGCGCATCGGGGAAGTGCCGGAACAGCCGGGTGGCAGGAACGAGGCGGCTGCCTGGGGGCTGCTTATGGCCTTTGACACCCGGTTCCTCAGGCCTTCCCACCACCCCGGCCCCTCAGGCTctcccccagcccggcccggcagcgccgcAGCCCCAACGGAGCTCCAGAGGGGCCGGATCGAGAGGCACCTCGGAGCCCTCAGCAGTCCAGCCAGCAACGCACGGGCAGGAGGACACAGGCGGCGGTTCCTGCCTGGGACAGGAGTTGCGGCCATCTCCAGGCACCCGTCTCGCAGCCGTCCCCGCAGCTCCGGCCCCTGCCCAGCCGCTCTGTCGGCAGCGTTAAGGCTTCAGCAGAACCACCAAAGGCCAGGGGGCTTCTGGCCATTTCCCCTTCCACACTGCACGCCCAGGCAACTTGCTGAGCACAAGcaccctttttcccctcttcccctctgccctgcgGACACTGGGCACCAGAAGAAAGCTCCTGGGAGGCTGTGTATTAGAACACTGTTACAATTCctttttaaggttcttagaaatgcctctgcccaaattaaggtgcaaacgagaccatatgccagtgaaaatggtatgggttttatttgatggtaaatattagagaaagaaagaagtagaaaatagtTGGcgggggacagaaagagtgacagggacagaataaggaaaatatcaccactccgtGGATCCCCACCATGTTCCgctgatcctctccagctggtgttcttggtggtgaaggtccccccagAAAGCACAGAATCGGATGGGTTTATATACCCTCGAGCCAGGTAGCAATGTCCAGGCATGTCcccctgggggaggggggcagtcTCTCACCGCCGActctggatctgttgcatcacGCACAG from Corvus hawaiiensis isolate bCorHaw1 chromosome 2, bCorHaw1.pri.cur, whole genome shotgun sequence includes these protein-coding regions:
- the LOC125322190 gene encoding maestro heat-like repeat-containing protein family member 7 — protein: MWSLTESLVELLQEDDSDVVGMTVAVLSYLFLYSGAPIPSPIALQLAEALLPLFDNDDSQVRLRSMFVFQEMMPLLTAKGKKALKSHVRQSLLPLSFHCHDEDWHVANASRETLRCAASFLKRRDLERMLDVDQTWRFGEGLLAEDRSRAAEHSRRALPYLRSPQESLRQAAIRFIGIAGRHLRGQQEELQLICEALEDASRDISPAVSSLARQTAYVLRALERAPRSIFQVLRDGLRRACRTRPRLSGRG
- the LOC125322186 gene encoding uncharacterized protein LOC125322186 — encoded protein: MWKTLMCSVRTSKTVMPLLLDVLESWPEHSTRTSDGDDTDVFALAATLVMWKILQVPCVPHVVTVYLPRLFVHLLFQVFFSTVEMPEKVENLWRACQEQHGLATDPNRFAVQTLKDLLCRLYYEDVVVAVEHKRGWDTLLSADTHHHAVGLLAREMSRASKLVRFRIVCHLFRLLSGEEPRRDLPALAFLVEVSPMASAASRSCLPALCPLVAAAARDGARALCCCLGPALHARGLVPAGSPVTPLCLSGPLRSPFPALAGLE